The Pyxidicoccus trucidator genome segment ACCACCATGCCGGTGAAGGTGACGGCCGGCTCGCTCTTCATCGTGTTGACGATGAGCACCTTGCCCTGGTCCACCTGACGGTAGAGGCGGGCAATGGTGATGCCCACGCCGAACAAGATGATGAGGACGGGAATTGCGACACCGACGACTGTGCCCCAGTTGATGGAATCCATGGCCTATCCTGAAATGTGATGACAGCGGGCCTTTTATCAGGCGCCGGAGGTCCCCCGCAAAAGCCCCCCAGCCTGGAATTCTTGCCGGCCTCCCCCCCATTGGAGCGGCCCGCGCTTCTCTTCAGTCGCGAGCCTTCGCTCGGGCCAGGGCCGCGGCCCTGACCGGGTCCTGGAGCTGCTCCAGTTCCTCCGGCACCAGCCAGTCCACCGGCTCCACCTCGTAGACGCCCTTCTCCGCGTCGTAGGCGAGAATGAGTGCGGGGGCGCCCCGCTTGAGCTCATTCGGCTTGTCACAGACGACATTGAGAATCATGCCGGCGCCGCCATCCTCGAAGGTGGCGTGGCCATGCCGGTCCGTCACGCTTCCGCTGGAGATGGTGCACACCCGGCCCATCAGCGAGTCGCGGCCCGGGGCCTTTCGCGCCACGAAGATGGGCCGCAACGGACGGACGGTGAACCCCGCGCCCACGGTGCCCACGGCGAAGCACAAGAGCCCCAGCGCGAGGCTGAGGACCCAGTTCGGCAGCACCGGCCCCAGCATGGCGTGGACCGGCGGCGAGCTCAGCAGCGACAGCGTCCAGGAGAAGAGCGACACGAGGCTCACGGACACGGTGAGTGGAATGCCCGCGAAGCCCAGCGCGGACAGGATGCCGCCATCCACGTGCATGTCATGGTCGTGGTGCCCGGCCAGCGCCTTGGCGCCGCCCTGCACGGCCTCACCGGCGGCCTTGACCCCGCCCTCCAGCGCGCCGCCCAGCGCCTTGCCGCCGCCCTCGAGCGCGCCGCCCAGCGCCTTGGCGCCGCCTTCGAAGGCGCCCCCCAGGGCCTTGCCACCGGCCTCGAAGTCGAGGTTGCCATCCAGCAGGTCGATGCCCACCGCCCCGATGATGACGAACAGCCAGTAGGTCAGCACCACGCCCATGGCGATGGTGAAGACCGCGGTCGGGAGCGTGAGGATGGCGCTGAGGAACTCGTGCATGGGAACCGCCCCGGACTCTAATCGACCTCTATTCCCATCGAAAACGCCGCCGGGCGCTTTTCTGCTCTCTCCTCCAGCAGGCGGCCAGCCGAAGCCTGGGTTGTCGACGAGTCCCTCCAGGAGGTCATGGGCGCGCAGTGCAATGCTCGGAGCGGGCCCTGCTCGACCTGCTGGACGAGGCGAGGCACTGAGGCGGGCGGACGGCCACGAGACGCCGGCACCGCCCGCCCTGGGGGAGCCCCGACTACGCGGGGACCACCTCGACGATGCTGGGAGGCATGGACGTGGGGACGATGCGGGAGACGCGCAGCCCCGCCCTGGCCACCAGTTCCTTGTACTCCGCCTCCGTGCGCTCCTTCCCGCCCAGCAGGATGAGCATCGCCATGTCGTAGAGGTTGCCGAAGTGATTGGCGTTGTCGCCCGGCAGCACCGCCTCCACGATGAGCAGCCGCGAGTCGGGGCGCATGGCCTGGCGGATCTGGGTGAGGATGCGGAGGCTGTTCTCGTCGTTCCAGTCGTGGAGGATCTGCGACAGGATGTAGATGTCCTGGCCCTTGGGACTCGAGGCGAAGAAGTCGCCTTCGATGGCGTCGCAGCGCTCCGTCAGCCCCTGCTCGGCGAGCTTCGCGCGCGCCTCCTTCGTCACCAGGGGCGTCTCGAAGATGGTGCCCCGGGCGGCGGGGTGCCGCTGGAGGATGTGGGCCAGCAGCGCGCCCGTGCCGCCGCCCACGTCGCAGATGGTGCGGGCCGTGGAGAAGTCATACGCGTTCACCACCGCCGGGGCGTTCTGCAGCTGGTAGGCCACCATGCTCTCCTGGAACATGGCCCCGTCCTTCGGGTGAGACCCCAGGAACTCGAAGAAGGTCTCTCCCACGAGCTGCTCGACCACCGGCTTGCCCGTCGTGAGCGAAGTCTTGAGCTCGCCCCAGGCCCGCCAGGACAGCGGGTGGCCATGCGCCATCAGCGAGCCGTGCACCGAGCCCGGGTGGTCCTTGCGCAGCAGGGCGCCCATCTCCGTCAGCGCCCACCGCTGGGTCTGCTCGTCCTTCACCATCACCCCCACGCCGCTCAGCAGGCGCAGCATGCGGGCCAGCGAGGGCGCATGGGTGCCACTGGCCGTCGCGAGCTCCTCCACCGTCTTCGGCGTGTCGCCGATGGTGTCGGCGAGCCTCAGCTCCGCCGCAATCTGCAGGCAGCGGGAGACCCAGAAGCCGTACACCATCTGGTTCATGATGAGGGTCGCGGGAGGCGGAGCGCTGGAAGGTTGGAGGTGCTGGCTCATGAGAGCGTCTCGGGGGATAAAGGAACGTCAGAGCTGAAACATAGAAAGTAGACTGTAAACCTGCCATGGGTCCGTTCGACCCGCCATCCCAGCTGGCTCGCCGTGCGCACGTACACCACCCAGCGTGAAGCCCTGACGGTACTGGAGTTGAGGATGCTCCGGGAAGCCCTGCTGGGCTCGCGCTTCGTCGCGCGCAGCCCGCTGATGGGTACGTTCCGGGCCAGCCGCGGCTTCGCCTTCATCTTCACGCTCCAGGGCCGGGCCATGCTGGAGGCACGCTTCCCTTTCCTATCTTGCTACCTGGCGCGGGTTCTGGATCCTGCCAGCGCGCGCGGGCTGCTGCCGTGGAGGGAACGGCTGCTGGGAGCGAGCAGGGAGCGCATCCTCCCCAATGCGTTCTACCTGAACCTGCTGCTGCTGGACGCGGGCACGCCCGTGGGGCGGCACATCGACGCGACGCTGCAGGAGCCCAGCGGCGTGCCCGGCGCCACGCCCCGGCACGTGAGCGTGCTGTACCTCCAGGTCCCCGAGCGCGCGAAGGGCGGCGAGCTGCGGCTGCTGCGCGACGACGTGCCCGTGGGCGAGGTGCGGCCCCGCGAAGGACTGCTGGTGCACTTCCGCGGCGACCTCCAGCACGAGGTGCGGCCCTTCACCGGCGGCGAGGAAGGCGCGCGGCGGGCGAGCCTCGTCTGCGAGCAGTATGCCTTCCCTCCCGAGGCGCTCGCGCGCATCCCCACCTTCCGCATCCAGTCCAAGGCCGGCTTCGCCGCCTACCTCGACGCCCAGCGGGAGCGGCCCGATAGCGGCCCCGCAGGTGAGTTGGAGTAGTAACCAGATTGCGAAAATTCAAGAAAACAGTATGAGGAGCAACTTTCAGCATTGGCTCCGCGACGACTGAAGTGCGGACTCCCATTCCGGGACGTCACCGCTCTTCATCGATCACGGAGGCAAACATGAGGTGGCAATCCCCGCTACGACGCTCCTTCTGGGGCGCTGTATCCACCGCTGTGGCCCTGACTGTCGGCTGCGGCCCGTCGGACGCGCCGGTCCCCCAACCTGCTCCGGAGACTCCGGCATCCACGCTGCAAGTGGAACTGGATGACGCCTTTGTCGCCGTGCCCCGCGCGGTCAGCGCGGAGCAGCAGGAGCAGCTGAAGCAGCACCTGGACGGAGCGGTGTCCAACTCCGGCGAGAGCTTCTACCTGGCCATCCGCAAGAGCGAGCTGGGGCAGCGCTGGTTCCTGTCCGCGTACCTCAAGCAGCTCTTCCCCGGCGCGGTGTTCTACGGCGCCGCGTCCACGCTGGGCACGCGGGTGGTGTCGTTCAAGGAGCAGAACGGCAAGCTGTTCGTCTTCGACGTGGATGAGCGGAAGACGACCAGCGATATCTTCGACCCGCAGGTGCTGGTGGAGGCGTGGCCCATCGTCAACGACTACGGCCCCTTCAACCACCTGCGCGGCTCGGACGGCTACATCCTGGTGGACCCGACTGCGGGCCTGAACCGGTTCGGGTTCATTGGCGAGGCGTACGGCCAGGGCGGCGTGCGCTTCGAGGTGGAGCTGAGCTTCGCCCAGCGCTTCCGGAAGATCTCCGACGGCGTCACCTTCGAGCAGCTCTTCACCGGCTACGCGGACGTGGCGGACCCGGGCTCTTCCGACTACCTGGAGGACAACCAGCTGCGCAGCTCCGGCACGCTGGGCGTGGCGCTGCGCCGCTACCAGGAGGGCGC includes the following:
- a CDS encoding acetylserotonin O-methyltransferase — its product is MSQHLQPSSAPPPATLIMNQMVYGFWVSRCLQIAAELRLADTIGDTPKTVEELATASGTHAPSLARMLRLLSGVGVMVKDEQTQRWALTEMGALLRKDHPGSVHGSLMAHGHPLSWRAWGELKTSLTTGKPVVEQLVGETFFEFLGSHPKDGAMFQESMVAYQLQNAPAVVNAYDFSTARTICDVGGGTGALLAHILQRHPAARGTIFETPLVTKEARAKLAEQGLTERCDAIEGDFFASSPKGQDIYILSQILHDWNDENSLRILTQIRQAMRPDSRLLIVEAVLPGDNANHFGNLYDMAMLILLGGKERTEAEYKELVARAGLRVSRIVPTSMPPSIVEVVPA
- a CDS encoding 2OG-Fe(II) oxygenase, whose protein sequence is MLREALLGSRFVARSPLMGTFRASRGFAFIFTLQGRAMLEARFPFLSCYLARVLDPASARGLLPWRERLLGASRERILPNAFYLNLLLLDAGTPVGRHIDATLQEPSGVPGATPRHVSVLYLQVPERAKGGELRLLRDDVPVGEVRPREGLLVHFRGDLQHEVRPFTGGEEGARRASLVCEQYAFPPEALARIPTFRIQSKAGFAAYLDAQRERPDSGPAGELE